The Hydra vulgaris chromosome 11, alternate assembly HydraT2T_AEP genome contains a region encoding:
- the LOC136087354 gene encoding uncharacterized protein LOC136087354 has translation MKKQKSGWEKKKEKIQAELKILQSGQKTLPGFFASSSTTPIPSDSNDTFEAITDEVSSHINSVDFSISKTSDHISIQSLQTLDNIDDSIKLWQRPATGQELSFITCTHPIQPSSVKNTVSRGYKRNIDKEQDETVRTWLSFNQKREKYFCSVCICFNGDANNIFVTGCPLDPTGRSHHLHNINRHELSVAHSAALDAFFISKAGKSTRHLLDQGIKTVVDQNRFVLKSIIKAFRTLVMQGLPWRGYRNENATAILEPYLRHGNIQALLKLLITVDPMLNEHLRQLSANEKTSQKCKFGKKSGAVGRGSKITWLSNDNFDALLKVFTTQIQKRIISLINKNGVFSIQADSTTDIALCNQMCLVIRTIQKQHQVEIDEYVSYIPLHNVIEERLIDMCEITRGRATNLFTDISNMLDKTNLDWKANCIAHCFDGASVMTKLADHFREATQNMNQHIWCHSHRLSLAVVDHCSLIDHPSIQQLFSMLQNLFNFVNAGYKRCAVFVNTVNGSKHNQGGSRKLAKFLTHKWQGRCKAVTSLIGRFNSEDAEKQVNDGLVVQLISTLDLIAADSDFDVETRGTAFTFLQQVLRKESIILAILYSQMMSHVDELMAIMQFRDSDYSSVNQLISATLLKLEETGKKFDHFWRYADSYCKVLQRNIYGIMKLDPENSELKNDLERLSIAYGNGGGSVRMKQLYAFPRSTFQEIRSLIFGNILRESIFRS, from the exons atgaaaaaacagAAATCCGGATGggaaaagaagaaagaaaaaattcaagCTGAGTTAAAGATATTGCAATCGGGACAAAAAACTCTCCCTGGATTCTTTGCATCATCATCAACTACTCCTATACCATCTGATTCCAATGATACCTTTGAAGCAATTACAGACGAGGTTTCTAGTCACATTAATTCAGTTGACTTTTCAATTTCGAAAACGTCAGACCATATTAGTATTCAATCCCTCCAAACATTGGATAACATAGATGATTCAATTAAACTTTGGCAAAGGCCAGCAACGGGACAAGAGTTAAGTTTTATAACTTGTACCCATCCAATTCAACCAAGCTCTGTAAAGAATACAGTATCCAGAGGTTATAAACGCAATATTGATAAGGAACAAGATGAAACTGTACGTACATGGCTCAGCTTTAACCAGAAGAGAGAGAAATATTTTTGCAgtgtatgtatatgttttaATGGTGATGCTAACAACATTTTCGTGACTGGATGTCCGTTAGACCCAACCGGAAGATCACACCATCTACACAACATTAATAGACATGAGCTATCAGTTGCCCACTCTGCAGCATTAGACGCATTCTTTATCTCTAAAGCAGGAAAATCCACTCGTCACCTTCTAGACCAAGGGATTAAAACAGTTGTAGACCAAAACCGTTTTGTTCTTAAAAGCATAATAAAAGCATTTCGCACTCTTGTTATGCAAGGTCTACCATGGCGTGGGTACCGAAACGAAAATGCTACCGCCATTTTGGAACCTTATTTGCGGCATGGAAACATTCAAGCCTTGTTAAAACTTCTTATAACAGTGGATCCAATGCTTAATGAACACTTGAGGCAGCTTTCAGCCAACGAAAAGACATCGCAAAAATGTAAGTTTGGTAAAAAATCTGGTGCAGTTGGCAGAGGATCAAAAATTACCTGGCTTAGTAACGACAACTTTGATGCACTACTGAAAGTTTTCACTACTCAAATACAAAAGCGAATTATTagcctaataaataaaaatggtgtTTTTAGTATACAAGCTGATTCAACAACAGATATAGCTCTGTGCAACCAGATGTGTCTTGTAATTCGTACCATTCAGAAGCAACACCAAGTGGAAATCGATGAATACGTTTCTTACATTCCATTACACAATGTCATTGAAGAGAGGTTGATTGATATGTGTGAAATAACTCGTGGAAgagcaacaaatttatttacagaCATATCTAATATGTTGGACAAAACAAACCTTGACTGGAAAGCGAATTGCATTGCGCACTGTTTCGACGGTGCATCAGTGATGACAAAGCTTGCGGACCATTTTCGTGAAGCTACTCAAAATATGAATCAACACATTTGGTGTCATTCTCATCGTCTTAGTCTTGCTGTTGTTGACCATTGTAGCCTCATTGATCATCCTTCAATTCAGCAGCTGTTCTCTATGCTTCAAAACCTCTTTAACTTTGTAAACGCAGGTTACAAGAGATGTGCAGTATTTGTGAATACAGTCAACGGAAGCAAGCATAATCAAGGTGGAAGTAGAAAGCTGGCTAAGTTCCTTACGCATAAGTGGCAaggaagatgcaaggctgtaaCTAGTTTAATAGGTAGATTTAACAGTGAGGATGCCGAGAAGCAAGTTAACGATGGATTAGTTGTTCAATTAATCTCTACTTTGGATTTAATTGCCGCTGACTCTGATTTCGATGTGGAAACGCGAGGAACTGCCTTTACGTTTCTTCAACAAGTTCTACGAAAAGAGAGTATAATTTTAGCTATATTATATTCCCAGATGATGTCTCACGTGGATGAGTTAATGGCAATAATGCAGTTTCGAGATAGCGATTATTCCAGCGTGAATCAATTAATCTCTGCAACCCTGTTGAAATTGGAAGAAACTGGAAAAAAATTTGACCACTTCTGGAGATATGCTGATTCATATTGCAAG gTACTTCAAAGAAATATATATGGTATCATGAAATTAGATCCTGAAAACTCAGAGTTGAAAAATGATTTAGAACGTTTAAGTATAGCATACGGGAATGGTGGTGGCAGTGTCCGTATGAAACAGCTATATGCGTTTCCGAGATCAACATTTCAAGAAATACGTTCTTTAATATTCGGTAATATATTGCGAGAGAGTATTTTCCGCtcttaa